A section of the Perognathus longimembris pacificus isolate PPM17 chromosome 7, ASM2315922v1, whole genome shotgun sequence genome encodes:
- the Rnf186 gene encoding E3 ubiquitin-protein ligase RNF186: MDVPSSEWKAIQVPAASAAILCGCPGSELWCPTDLEPRMSCTEVLKQPQPSSSGAIATPATRPAGHHWSSTESDLECLVCREPYNCARPPKLLSCQHTFCTVCLKLLLCVQEDTWSITCPLCRKVTAVPGGLICSLRDEEAVVGRLIRPGTEVRLCPQGLTGSATFAPRHPNLAGEDEQDAASANRVAARRLAVHLLLLVLLICLILPFIYPGIIRWVLAFIIALALLMAALFCCYPQRQGSCWPCPRTPFCGQQKHSQITSIA, from the coding sequence ATGGATGTGCCCAGTTCGGAGTGGAAAGCCATCCAAGTGCCAGCGGCCTCAGCTGCCATTCTCTGCGGatgtccaggctctgagctgTGGTGTCCCACCGACTTGGAGCCCAGGATGTCCTGCACAGAAGTCCTGAAgcagccccagcccagctcctcaggagctATCGCCACGCCTGCCACCCGGCCTGCTGGGCATCACTGGAGCTCCACAGAAAGTGACCTGGAGTGCCTGGTGTGCCGCGAACCCTACAACTGTGCCCGGCCACCCAAGCTGCTTAGTTGCCAGCACACCTTCTGCACCGTGTGCCTGAAGCTCCTGCTGTGTGTGCAAGAAGACACCTGGTCCATTACCTGTCCACTGTGCCGGAAGGTCACCGCCGTCCCAGGAGGCCTCATCTGCAGCCTGCGTGATGAGGAGGCCGTGGTAGGGAGGCTGATCCGGCCGGGGACAGAGGTGCGGCTCTGTCCCCAGGGACTAACGGGTTCTGCCACCTTTGCACCAAGGCACCCTAACCTGGCAGGAGAGGATGAGCAGGACGCCGCAAGTGCCAACCGCGTGGCAGCCCGGCGCCTGGCCGTCCACCTGCTCCTGCTGGTCCTGCTCATTTGCCTTATCCTACCCTTCATCTATCCTGGCATCATCCGGTGGGTGCTAGCTTTCATCATTGCCCTAGCCCTGCTGATGGCCGCCCTCTTCTGCTGTTACCCCCAGAGGCAGGGCAGCTGCTGGCCCTGCCCTAGGACTCCCTTCTGTGGACAGCAGAAACACAGCCAGATCACCTCCATTGCCTGA